The Setaria viridis chromosome 6, Setaria_viridis_v4.0, whole genome shotgun sequence genome contains a region encoding:
- the LOC117860078 gene encoding 2-hydroxyisoflavanone dehydratase, which yields MAAVPVAPPPASADDEIVYESMPHIRIYKNRVERYSGSEFVAASTDAATGVASRDVVISPNVSARFYLPRLADGAPATKLPVLVYYHGGGFCRGSAFDPTFQAYFNSFAALANVLVVSVEYRLAPEHPVPAAYADSWEALAWVVSHLADSPNDGGNRDPWVAGHADFARLYLGGESAGSNIAHHMAMRVAAEGLSHGAQIRGLVMIHPYFLGTDKVPSDDLSPEMRERLGTLWRVMCPTTTGEDDPLINPLVDGAPALATLACGRVLVCVGEGDVLRDRGRAYHDRLKASGWQGEAAIWQAPGKDHRFHLLEPCCDEAVEQDKVISDFLNR from the coding sequence AtggccgccgtccccgtcgccccCCCGCCGGCCTCGGCGGACGACGAGATCGTCTACGAGTCCATGCCCCACATCCGCATCTACAAGAACCGCGTGGAGCGCTACTCCGGCTCCGAGttcgtcgccgcctccaccgacgccgccaccggcgtcgcCTCCAGGGACGTCGTCATCTCCCCCAACGTCTCCGCGCGCTTCTACCTCCCACGCCTCGCGGACGGGGCACCCGCGACGAAGCTCCCCGTCCTCGTCTACtaccacggcggcggcttctgccGCGGCTCCGCTTTCGACCCCACCTTCCAAGCCTACTTCAACAGCTTCGCGGCGCTCGCCAACGTCCTCGTCGTCTCCGTCGAGTACCGCCTCGCCCCCGAGcaccccgtccccgccgcctaCGCCGACTCCTGGGAGGCCCTCGCCTGGGTCGTCTCCCACCTCGCCGATTCCCCCAACGACGGCGGCAACAGGGACCCGTGGGTCGCGGGCCACGCCGACTTCGCCCGCCTCTACCTCGGCGGCGAGAGCGCGGGCTCCAACATCGCGCACCACATGGCGATGCGCGTCGCGGCGGAGGGGCTGTCCCACGGCGCCCAGATCCGGGGCCTCGTCATGATCCACCCCTACTTCCTGGGCACTGACAAGGTGCCCTCCGACGACCTGAGCCCGGAGATGCGTGAGCGCCTGGGTACCCTGTGGCGCGTCATGTGCCCAACCACCACCGGCGAGGACGACCCGCTCATCAACCCCTTAGTGGACGGCGCCCCCGCGCTGGCGACCCTGGCGTGCGGCCGCGTGCTCGTCTGCGTCGGCGAGGGCGACGTGCTCCGCGACCGCGGCCGCGCCTACCACGACCGCCTCAAGGCCAGCGGCTGGCAAGGGGAGGCCGCGATCTGGCAGGCGCCCGGCAAGGACCACAGGTTCCACCTCCTGGAGCCGTGCTGCGACGAGGCCGTCGAGCAGGACAAGGTCATCAGCGACTTCCTCAACCGCTGA
- the LOC117860077 gene encoding probable carboxylesterase 13, which translates to MRIGDNHHLARITIPSSALDMDPDDEVAFEFVPVIRQYKSGRVERLHHVHPVPPSVDAATGVTSKDVTIDAATGLWARLYLPDLSTRPCGGGEDGRLPIVLYFHGGDLVVGTASDAPEHAFLNRLAARAGALAVSVEYRLAPEHPVPACYDDAWSALLWATTAAADPWVRDHGDAARVFVLGFSSGGNVAHNLTLRAGSEPDRLHLPGGARVEGMALVHPYFLSPSCDTAAGKEWLRGKLAELWVFACGGRTTGSDDPRVNPLAEGAPSLRRAGCRRVLVCLAEDALVAEGGAYHDALLASGWAAEDAELLDSRSADHEFHLREPESAKALLLMDRLVAHITGNQ; encoded by the coding sequence ATGCGAATAGGCGATAACCACCACCTCGCAAGAATCACCATCCCATCATCAGCACTCGACATGGATCCCGACGACGAGGTCGCGTTCGAGTTCGTCCCCGTGATCCGGCAGTACAAGAGCGGCCGCGTCGAGCGCCTGCACCACGTCCACCCAGTCCCGCCCTCCGtggacgccgccaccggcgtcaCCTCCAAGGACGTCACCATCGACGCGGCCACCGGCCTGTGGGCGCGCCTCTACCTCCCCGACCTCTCAACGCgcccctgcggcggcggcgaggacgggcgGCTCCCCATCGTGCTCTACTTCCACGGTGGCGACCTCGTGGTCGGCACGGCGTCCGACGCCCCCGAGCACGCCTTCCTCAACCGCCTCGCGGCGCGGGCCGGCGCGCTCGCTGTGTCCGTGGAGTACCGCCTCGCGCCCGAGCACCCCGTCCCCGCCTGCTACGACGACGCCTGGTCCGCGCTCCTGTGGGCAACAACCGCCGCCGCGGACCCGTGGGTCCGTGACCACGGCGACGCGGCGCGCGTGTTCGTGCTCGGGTTCAGCTCCGGCGGGAACGTCGCGCACAACCTCACCCTCCGCGCCGGGTCGGAGCCggaccgcctccacctcccggGCGGCGCCCGGGTGGAGGGGATGGCGCTGGTGCACCCGTACTTCCTGTCGCCGTCGTGCGacacggcggcggggaaggagTGGCTGCGCGGCAAGCTGGCGGAGCTGTGGGTGTTCGCGTGCGGCGGGCGGACGACGGGGTCCGACGACCCGCGCGTGAACCCGCTCGCGGAGGGGGCGCCGAGCCTGAGGCGAGCCGGGTGCCGGCGGGTCCTCGTGTGCCTCGCGGAGGACGCGCTGGTGGCCGAGGGCGGGGCGTACCACGACGCGCTGCTGGCGAGCGggtgggcggcggaggacgCCGAGCTCCTGGACTCGAGGTCCGCGGACCACGAGTTCCACCTCCGCGAGCCCGAGAGCGCCAAGGCCCTGCTCCTCATGGACCGCCTGGTCGCGCACATCACCGGGAACCAGTAG